A DNA window from Halanaerobium saccharolyticum subsp. saccharolyticum DSM 6643 contains the following coding sequences:
- a CDS encoding DNA polymerase III subunit alpha produces the protein MSNFVHLHNHTAFSLLDGAIRVDSLIRKSKEYDMPAVAITDHGVLYGMIDFYRKAKKENIKPIIGVELYLSPGSRFEKNRKRYHLVLLAKNKKGYHNLIQLVSKAWLEGFYYKPRVDKELLAEYSDGLICLSACVQGEIPQLLIKGNYDLAKKAVSDYHAIFGKENFFLELQNHNLQKEKEAAQGLLKISREENIPTVVTNDCHYLNKEDAELQDILLALQTGTTIADENRMTFTGEEFYYKSPEEMSKLFPDLDSAYQNTIKIADRVEVDLDFNHFYLPDYPDLGEEKSPEDLLKKLCLKGLKVKGMKSNQEAIDRLKYELEIIFKMGYAAYFLIVYDFVKYAEDNGIMVGPGRGSAAGSLVAYLLNITKVNPLKYGLIFERFLNPERVTMPDIDIDFDENRDQIIEYVKKRYGTERVAQIGTFGTMAARAAVRDVGRALAIPYGKVDKVAKLISSRKGIEQSLKDQKKLQELYHNDGEIKELIDYARGVEGLPRHISTHAAGVIIGAEPLAQIVPLQKQDESVITQLPMGDLEALGLLKMDFLGLRNLTVIKNTLQLIEEHRGKKIDIDNIPLDDSEVYKFLGTGKTAGVFQMESYLFQSLNKKMQPDCFNDLIAMLALGRPGPLGSNIVDDFIAIRHGEKEAEYLHPKLKPILKETFGMILYQEQVMEIASTVAGYSMGEADLLRRGMGKKKLKLVASEREKFVNGAVERGLKEETAQEIFDQMEYFAGYGFNKSHSTAYAFLAYQTAYLKYHYPADFMSALFSSVMGNQDKIADYIKASREINLEILAPNINKSYHNFTAEADNKIRYGLKAIKNVGSSAIEAIVKARKDEEFSSLIDFLKRVDISTINIQSLEAFIKAGAFDEIAESRASMLLNYEELYNKYNNLSKNRAQGQQSFAELFNDENQFMEEDLNYTEVEELKTETILEQEKEFLGIYLSAHPLDQYKEKLKDLKAYTIERALNISEEKKVLVAAYLINYKEHITKRNNKMAFLTVSDQQEKIEVIVFSDLFRKINFDLLENRALLVYGKKSEGQIIAKKIISLKDDLLLIDISEFSQKRMIKLKKYLLKKEGDVSVLLKRNNRLIITADKYNIDSSQQTKDELAKALKKSKYQYI, from the coding sequence TTAAACCTATTATAGGAGTAGAACTTTATTTAAGTCCCGGGAGTCGTTTTGAAAAAAATAGAAAAAGATATCATTTGGTACTGCTGGCCAAGAATAAAAAAGGATATCATAATTTAATTCAGCTGGTATCAAAAGCATGGCTGGAAGGATTTTATTATAAACCGCGAGTTGATAAAGAATTACTGGCAGAGTATAGTGATGGCTTAATTTGTCTTTCTGCTTGTGTTCAAGGTGAAATCCCACAACTTTTAATTAAGGGCAATTATGATCTTGCTAAAAAAGCAGTTTCTGATTATCATGCTATTTTTGGTAAAGAAAATTTCTTTTTAGAGCTGCAAAACCATAACTTACAGAAGGAAAAAGAAGCTGCTCAAGGATTATTGAAAATAAGTCGAGAAGAGAACATTCCAACAGTTGTTACAAATGATTGTCACTATTTAAATAAAGAAGATGCAGAATTACAGGATATTTTATTAGCTTTACAAACAGGAACTACTATTGCTGATGAGAATCGGATGACTTTTACAGGTGAAGAATTTTATTATAAATCACCGGAAGAAATGTCAAAACTTTTTCCTGATTTAGATTCTGCTTATCAAAATACTATTAAAATTGCGGATAGAGTCGAAGTTGATCTAGATTTTAATCATTTTTATCTTCCTGATTACCCTGATTTAGGTGAAGAAAAAAGCCCTGAAGATTTATTGAAAAAATTATGTCTTAAAGGTCTTAAAGTAAAGGGGATGAAATCAAATCAAGAAGCAATTGATAGACTAAAATATGAGCTAGAAATTATTTTTAAGATGGGTTATGCTGCCTATTTTTTAATTGTTTATGATTTTGTTAAATATGCGGAGGATAATGGAATAATGGTTGGCCCAGGTAGAGGTTCGGCTGCGGGGAGTTTAGTAGCTTATCTTTTAAATATCACAAAAGTTAATCCCTTAAAATATGGTCTTATCTTCGAACGTTTTTTGAATCCAGAGCGAGTAACAATGCCTGATATTGATATAGATTTTGATGAAAATAGAGATCAAATTATTGAATATGTTAAAAAAAGATATGGAACTGAAAGAGTAGCACAAATTGGAACTTTTGGAACTATGGCAGCAAGGGCTGCAGTTAGAGATGTGGGGCGAGCACTTGCTATTCCTTATGGAAAAGTTGATAAAGTAGCAAAGTTAATTTCTTCTCGTAAAGGAATTGAACAATCCTTAAAAGATCAGAAGAAGCTGCAGGAACTTTATCATAATGATGGAGAAATTAAAGAGTTAATTGATTATGCTAGAGGAGTTGAAGGTCTGCCCCGACACATTTCAACTCATGCAGCCGGTGTTATAATTGGCGCTGAGCCTTTGGCCCAAATTGTGCCTTTGCAGAAGCAGGATGAAAGTGTAATTACTCAGCTGCCGATGGGAGATTTGGAAGCGCTAGGCCTTTTAAAAATGGATTTTTTAGGTTTAAGAAATTTAACAGTAATTAAAAATACTTTACAATTAATTGAAGAGCATCGTGGCAAGAAAATTGATATTGACAATATCCCGCTTGATGATAGTGAAGTATATAAGTTTTTGGGTACTGGTAAAACAGCCGGAGTCTTCCAAATGGAATCTTATTTATTTCAATCCTTAAATAAAAAAATGCAGCCTGATTGTTTTAATGATTTAATTGCTATGCTAGCTCTGGGAAGACCGGGACCATTAGGTAGTAATATTGTGGATGATTTTATCGCTATTAGACATGGTGAAAAAGAAGCAGAATATTTACATCCGAAATTAAAACCTATTTTAAAAGAAACTTTTGGGATGATTTTATATCAAGAGCAGGTTATGGAGATTGCAAGTACGGTGGCTGGATACAGTATGGGCGAAGCTGATCTTTTGCGGCGGGGAATGGGCAAGAAAAAATTAAAGTTGGTTGCATCCGAAAGAGAAAAGTTTGTAAATGGGGCAGTCGAGCGTGGTCTAAAAGAAGAAACTGCTCAGGAAATTTTTGATCAGATGGAATATTTTGCGGGCTATGGCTTTAATAAATCACATTCTACTGCTTATGCCTTTTTGGCTTATCAAACTGCTTATTTGAAATATCATTATCCAGCTGATTTTATGTCTGCTTTATTTTCGTCTGTTATGGGAAACCAGGATAAAATTGCTGATTATATTAAAGCTTCACGAGAAATTAACTTAGAAATTTTGGCACCAAATATTAATAAGAGCTATCATAATTTCACAGCTGAAGCTGATAATAAAATTCGGTATGGACTAAAAGCAATCAAAAATGTAGGCTCTTCTGCTATTGAAGCAATAGTAAAAGCAAGAAAAGATGAAGAATTTTCTTCTTTAATTGATTTTTTGAAAAGAGTCGATATCTCTACAATCAATATTCAAAGTTTGGAAGCATTTATTAAAGCAGGCGCCTTTGATGAAATTGCTGAAAGTAGGGCATCAATGCTTTTAAATTATGAAGAGCTTTATAACAAATATAATAATTTATCTAAAAATAGGGCTCAAGGACAACAGTCATTTGCAGAATTATTTAATGATGAGAATCAATTTATGGAAGAAGATCTCAATTATACCGAAGTAGAAGAATTGAAAACCGAAACTATTCTTGAGCAGGAAAAAGAATTTTTAGGGATTTACCTTTCTGCTCATCCTTTAGATCAGTACAAAGAAAAATTGAAAGATTTAAAAGCTTATACTATTGAGAGAGCACTTAATATTTCAGAAGAAAAAAAAGTATTGGTTGCTGCTTATTTGATAAATTATAAAGAGCATATAACAAAGCGTAATAATAAAATGGCTTTTTTAACTGTAAGTGATCAACAAGAAAAAATAGAAGTCATAGTTTTTTCTGATTTATTTAGAAAGATAAACTTTGATCTGCTTGAAAATCGAGCACTTTTAGTTTATGGCAAAAAAAGTGAAGGACAGATTATTGCTAAAAAAATTATATCGCTTAAAGATGATTTGCTTCTCATAGATATTTCTGAGTTTTCACAAAAAAGAATGATTAAATTAAAGAAATACTTATTAAAAAAAGAAGGTGATGTATCTGTTCTCTTGAAAAGAAATAATAGGCTGATAATTACAGCTGATAAATATAATATAGATAGCAGTCAGCAGACAAAGGATGAGTTAGCAAAAGCTCTGAAAAAATCAAAATACCAATATATTTAA
- the mtrB gene encoding trp RNA-binding attenuation protein MtrB yields MDVNADYILIKALEDGVTIIGLTRGKDTKFNHTEKLDKGEILAAQFTENVSAMKIRGNAEIMSKHGKVNSEG; encoded by the coding sequence ATGGATGTTAATGCTGATTATATTTTAATTAAAGCTTTAGAAGATGGAGTTACAATTATTGGTTTAACAAGAGGTAAAGATACAAAATTTAATCATACAGAGAAATTGGATAAAGGAGAAATTCTGGCTGCTCAGTTTACTGAAAATGTTTCTGCAATGAAAATTAGAGGCAATGCAGAAATAATGAGCAAACACGGTAAGGTTAATTCTGAAGGGTAA
- the pfkA gene encoding 6-phosphofructokinase codes for MKKIAVLTSGGDAPGMNPAIRSVVRTAIYKDLEVVGIRHGYKGLIEKDFFDMNRGSVADIVQRGGTILLSARCEEFKTEAGRKKAYANMKEEGIEALVVIGGDGSLRGVQKINAESDIKAVGIPGTIDNDLSCTDYTIGVDTAMNTILDAINKIRDTATSHERTFVIECMGRDSGYLALMTGLAGGAEYILVPEIDFTPQEVCDKITQGFNRGKLHSLILIAEGVEAPFADLNKYHGSPGMAMGDLIRERTGMETRVTILGHLQRGGSPTATDRIVASRMGAKAVELLLEGKRDKMVNYRDNSIGVCEIKDAIKKTETINMDIYNLANILSM; via the coding sequence GTGAAAAAGATAGCAGTGCTTACAAGTGGAGGCGATGCTCCAGGTATGAATCCAGCTATTAGGTCTGTAGTTCGAACAGCAATTTATAAAGATCTGGAAGTAGTTGGAATCAGACATGGATATAAAGGCCTGATAGAAAAAGATTTTTTCGATATGAATAGAGGTTCAGTTGCTGATATTGTTCAGCGAGGCGGGACAATTTTATTATCTGCCCGCTGTGAAGAATTTAAAACTGAAGCGGGAAGAAAAAAAGCTTATGCCAATATGAAAGAAGAAGGAATTGAAGCTTTAGTTGTTATTGGTGGAGATGGTTCTTTGCGTGGAGTACAAAAAATTAATGCAGAAAGTGATATTAAAGCTGTAGGTATACCAGGAACCATTGATAATGATTTATCATGTACTGATTATACTATTGGTGTTGATACAGCGATGAATACAATTTTAGATGCGATTAATAAGATTAGAGATACTGCAACATCTCATGAAAGAACTTTTGTAATTGAATGTATGGGACGTGACTCTGGTTATTTAGCTTTAATGACTGGTCTTGCTGGTGGTGCAGAATATATTTTAGTTCCTGAAATCGACTTCACCCCACAAGAAGTTTGTGATAAAATTACTCAAGGTTTTAATCGCGGTAAATTACACAGTTTGATTTTAATAGCAGAAGGGGTAGAAGCTCCATTTGCTGATTTAAATAAATATCATGGCAGTCCCGGTATGGCTATGGGAGATTTGATTAGAGAAAGGACTGGGATGGAAACTAGAGTTACAATTTTAGGCCATCTGCAGCGAGGAGGTAGCCCAACAGCTACAGATAGAATAGTTGCCAGTAGAATGGGAGCTAAGGCTGTTGAATTGTTATTAGAAGGAAAACGTGATAAAATGGTCAATTACAGAGACAATTCCATTGGTGTTTGTGAAATTAAAGATGCAATTAAAAAGACTGAAACAATCAATATGGATATTTATAATTTAGCAAACATTTTATCAATGTAA
- the pyk gene encoding pyruvate kinase, with the protein MRKTKIVCTLGPATNDKDTIKRVVEAGMNVARMNFSHGNHEEHKQRFDLVKEVEKETGKTVGLMLDTKGPEIRTGEMKGDKIQLEADTEIVVSKKDVEGTPEKISVSYKDLAKDMEVGNKILIDDGLIELEVIEIDNEDVVCKVVNGGELGSRKGVNLPGVKVSLPALTEKDISDIRFGVEQGVHFIAASFVRKANDVIEIRKILEEKGNEDIFIIAKIENQEGVENLDSILEVADGIMVARGDLGVEIPAEKVPIVQKMMIKKCNEASKPVITATQMLDSMIRNPRPTRAEASDVANAIYDGTDATMLSGESAAGKYPIESVQTMAQIATEVENSDSYKDKFAGKYEFAAESVTCAISLATCQTAEELSAEAIITSTGSGLTARTVSKYRPQTPIIGVTPNKRVLHQLSMTWGVTPLLVARSSTTDEMMDNAIKTSLEYDLIKEGDLVTITAGAPVGISGTTNLIKVDVVGKPIADGQGIGKSIAIGKAKLVKTAEEAIEKIEEGDIMIAPMTDRDFIPAMKKAAAVVTFSGGLTSHPAIVGLNFGIPVVVNTGDISDEFKDGEIITVDGVRGLVYRGQANLK; encoded by the coding sequence ATGAGAAAAACGAAGATAGTATGTACATTAGGACCAGCAACGAATGATAAGGATACAATTAAAAGAGTAGTTGAAGCAGGAATGAATGTTGCCAGAATGAATTTTTCTCACGGTAATCATGAAGAACATAAGCAAAGATTTGATCTGGTAAAAGAAGTAGAAAAAGAAACCGGCAAAACTGTTGGTTTAATGCTTGATACAAAAGGGCCTGAAATTAGAACTGGAGAAATGAAAGGTGACAAGATCCAGTTAGAAGCAGATACTGAAATTGTAGTTTCAAAAAAAGATGTTGAAGGTACTCCCGAAAAAATTTCTGTATCCTATAAAGACTTAGCAAAGGATATGGAAGTTGGAAATAAAATTTTAATTGATGATGGTTTAATTGAACTTGAAGTAATTGAAATTGATAATGAGGATGTAGTATGTAAAGTAGTTAATGGTGGAGAACTTGGATCTCGCAAAGGTGTTAACTTACCCGGTGTTAAGGTTAGTTTACCTGCATTGACTGAAAAGGATATTTCTGATATTCGTTTTGGTGTAGAGCAGGGAGTTCACTTTATAGCTGCATCGTTTGTTCGTAAAGCTAATGACGTTATTGAAATCCGTAAAATTTTAGAAGAAAAGGGAAATGAAGATATTTTCATTATTGCTAAAATAGAAAATCAAGAAGGTGTAGAAAATCTTGATTCTATTTTAGAGGTTGCTGATGGAATTATGGTTGCCCGTGGTGATCTTGGAGTGGAAATCCCTGCAGAAAAAGTACCAATTGTGCAGAAAATGATGATTAAAAAATGTAATGAGGCTTCTAAACCTGTAATTACTGCAACTCAGATGCTTGATTCTATGATCAGAAATCCTCGTCCAACCAGAGCTGAGGCTTCTGATGTTGCTAATGCTATTTATGATGGAACAGATGCAACAATGTTATCTGGAGAGTCAGCTGCTGGTAAGTATCCAATAGAATCTGTACAAACTATGGCTCAGATTGCAACAGAAGTTGAAAATTCTGATAGCTATAAAGATAAATTTGCTGGCAAATATGAATTTGCAGCTGAGTCTGTAACATGTGCTATTTCACTTGCAACATGTCAAACTGCTGAAGAGCTTAGCGCAGAAGCTATAATTACTTCTACAGGTTCCGGTTTAACAGCCCGAACAGTTTCCAAATATAGACCACAAACACCTATCATTGGTGTAACACCAAATAAAAGAGTACTGCATCAGTTATCTATGACCTGGGGTGTGACTCCTTTATTAGTAGCTAGAAGCAGTACAACTGACGAAATGATGGATAATGCTATTAAAACTTCTTTAGAATATGACTTAATTAAAGAAGGAGATTTAGTAACTATTACAGCTGGAGCTCCAGTTGGTATTTCTGGTACAACTAACTTAATTAAAGTAGATGTTGTTGGTAAACCAATTGCAGATGGTCAGGGAATTGGTAAGAGTATAGCAATTGGAAAAGCTAAATTAGTTAAAACTGCAGAAGAAGCGATCGAAAAGATTGAAGAAGGAGATATTATGATTGCTCCAATGACAGATAGAGACTTTATACCTGCAATGAAGAAAGCAGCAGCAGTTGTAACCTTCAGTGGAGGGCTAACTTCTCATCCTGCCATAGTTGGACTCAACTTTGGTATTCCTGTAGTAGTTAATACAGGTGATATTAGTGATGAATTTAAAGATGGAGAAATTATCACTGTAGATGGTGTTAGAGGATTAGTTTATAGAGGACAAGCAAATCTAAAATAA
- a CDS encoding amino acid ABC transporter substrate-binding protein, with product MRKNLLNIFVVVLLALLLIGGNVMAEDSLAEIKEKGKIVVGLDDSFPPMGFRDESGEIVGFDIDLAKEAAKRMGVEVEFKAVDWDGVILSLKNGMIDVIWNGLTITPEREESIDFSRPYLENSQSIVVQADSDIETKSDLAGKVVGIQLGSSAVSAVESEPEVLETFEELRQFSNNTEALMDLQTGRVQAVVLDVIVGRYYISQRPGQFKVLEDDFGGEKYGVGVRDGADSFRKALNSALEEMIADGTAAEISEKWFGEDIVLK from the coding sequence GTGAGAAAAAATTTATTAAATATTTTTGTTGTTGTTTTATTAGCATTATTATTAATTGGTGGTAATGTAATGGCCGAAGATTCTTTAGCTGAAATTAAGGAAAAAGGAAAAATAGTCGTAGGTCTAGATGATAGTTTTCCACCAATGGGTTTTAGAGATGAAAGTGGAGAAATTGTTGGTTTTGATATAGATTTAGCTAAAGAAGCAGCAAAAAGAATGGGTGTTGAAGTAGAATTTAAAGCTGTTGATTGGGATGGTGTTATTTTAAGTCTTAAAAATGGGATGATTGATGTAATCTGGAATGGTCTAACAATTACCCCAGAGAGAGAAGAGAGTATTGATTTTTCTAGGCCATATTTAGAAAACTCTCAAAGTATTGTAGTACAGGCAGATAGTGATATTGAAACAAAATCAGATTTAGCTGGTAAAGTTGTTGGAATTCAGCTGGGAAGTAGTGCAGTTAGTGCTGTAGAATCTGAGCCAGAAGTTTTAGAAACTTTTGAAGAGTTACGTCAGTTCTCTAATAATACTGAAGCTTTAATGGATTTACAAACAGGAAGAGTTCAGGCGGTTGTTTTAGATGTAATTGTTGGCCGTTATTATATAAGTCAGCGTCCAGGCCAGTTTAAAGTTCTTGAAGATGATTTTGGTGGAGAGAAATATGGTGTAGGTGTTCGTGATGGTGCCGATTCATTTAGAAAGGCTCTTAACTCTGCTTTAGAAGAAATGATTGCAGATGGAACAGCTGCTGAAATTTCTGAAAAATGGTTTGGAGAAGATATTGTACTTAAGTAG
- a CDS encoding amino acid ABC transporter permease, producing the protein MFDYILNVSGYILEGSLITFQLYLVTAIFSVILGVFGALGKISKIPLLESILSFYTWVFRGTPLLLQLFFAYYGLPVLGITLNPFPAAALTFIVNYGAYFTEIFRGGIESIDDGQYEAAKVLGMNYKQTMSRIVIPQTVKRVLPATSNEAINLVKDSALVAVIGLGDLLRAAKVAVTRDFSIIPFIIAAVFYLIISSVIVTVFRKLEEKYSVYE; encoded by the coding sequence TTGTTTGATTATATATTAAACGTATCAGGATATATACTGGAAGGTAGTTTAATTACCTTCCAGCTTTATTTGGTCACAGCAATCTTTTCGGTAATCTTAGGTGTATTTGGGGCACTGGGTAAAATCTCTAAAATTCCACTTTTAGAATCAATTTTATCTTTTTATACCTGGGTTTTTAGAGGAACTCCTCTTTTATTACAGCTCTTTTTTGCTTATTATGGTCTGCCAGTTTTGGGTATTACTTTAAATCCTTTTCCAGCTGCAGCCCTGACTTTTATTGTAAATTATGGTGCCTATTTCACTGAAATTTTTAGAGGTGGAATAGAATCTATAGATGACGGTCAGTATGAAGCTGCAAAAGTATTAGGTATGAATTACAAACAAACTATGAGTAGGATTGTTATTCCCCAAACTGTAAAAAGAGTTTTGCCAGCAACCAGTAATGAAGCAATTAATCTTGTTAAAGATAGTGCTCTAGTAGCTGTGATTGGCCTTGGTGACTTACTGAGGGCTGCTAAGGTAGCTGTAACAAGAGATTTTTCTATTATACCTTTTATAATAGCTGCGGTTTTCTATTTAATAATTAGTTCAGTTATTGTTACAGTTTTCCGCAAATTAGAAGAAAAATATTCTGTTTACGAATAG
- a CDS encoding amino acid ABC transporter ATP-binding protein, with translation MEMIKAKNIYKNFGELEVLKDVSFEVQQGEVISIIGPSGSGKSTLLRSLIGLEEINSGELFIEGISVLKSGKKAYEKMGMVFQGFNLFPHKTVMGNLIEAPIVVKGEKKKKVKNRAEKLLKKVGLYDKKDAYPAQLSGGQKQRVAIARALAMEPDIMLFDEPTSSLDPELVGEVLTVIRDLADENITMLIVTHEMGFARDVSDRVIFMDHGRIISDTVPEKIFVNPESERIQNFLTKILSQN, from the coding sequence TTGGAAATGATAAAGGCAAAAAATATTTATAAAAATTTTGGCGAATTAGAGGTGCTTAAAGATGTTTCTTTTGAAGTTCAGCAGGGAGAGGTAATTTCTATTATCGGACCTTCTGGCTCAGGTAAAAGTACTCTTTTGAGATCGCTAATTGGTTTAGAAGAAATAAATTCGGGAGAATTATTTATAGAGGGAATTTCAGTATTAAAATCTGGCAAAAAAGCTTATGAAAAAATGGGTATGGTTTTTCAAGGTTTTAATCTTTTTCCTCACAAAACAGTTATGGGTAATCTAATTGAAGCACCAATAGTTGTTAAAGGTGAGAAAAAGAAAAAAGTTAAAAACAGGGCTGAAAAGCTATTAAAAAAAGTTGGACTTTATGATAAAAAAGATGCTTATCCAGCTCAATTATCAGGTGGTCAAAAACAAAGAGTTGCAATTGCACGAGCGCTGGCAATGGAACCTGATATTATGTTGTTTGATGAGCCTACTTCTTCCCTGGATCCAGAACTAGTTGGTGAAGTTTTAACAGTTATTAGGGATTTAGCAGATGAAAATATCACAATGCTGATTGTAACTCATGAAATGGGCTTTGCCAGGGATGTTTCTGATCGGGTTATTTTTATGGATCACGGCAGGATTATAAGTGATACAGTTCCTGAAAAAATATTTGTTAATCCTGAATCAGAAAGAATACAAAACTTTTTAACAAAAATATTAAGTCAAAACTAA
- a CDS encoding phosphatase, which yields MFKINTDLHTHTVASGHAYSTVDEMARGAFNKGMKLIAITDHGPKLPGGPNVYHFGNLAIVPDELYGVRIVKGVEANILKNGNLDLTDEELGYLEFVAAGIHRLTGHNLNNKAEYTKATIEAMKNPQLDMITHPVQREYPVDLEKVAEAAAENNVILELNASSYNPNKYKTRGIKSESLKLLKLAQKYGFKIAINSDAHFYDKIGEYSTLNFIFESEYFDSELIINSTVENITNYLDERQRRLNKLKKTV from the coding sequence GTGTTTAAAATAAATACTGATTTACATACTCATACTGTAGCAAGTGGTCATGCTTATTCTACAGTTGATGAGATGGCAAGAGGTGCCTTTAATAAGGGGATGAAATTAATAGCAATTACTGATCATGGCCCCAAATTACCAGGAGGGCCTAATGTATATCATTTCGGTAATTTAGCAATTGTTCCTGATGAATTATATGGTGTTAGAATTGTTAAAGGTGTTGAAGCAAATATTTTAAAAAATGGTAATTTAGATTTAACAGATGAAGAACTTGGTTATTTAGAATTTGTTGCAGCAGGAATTCATCGCTTAACAGGGCATAATTTAAATAATAAAGCAGAATATACTAAAGCAACAATTGAAGCAATGAAAAATCCACAGCTTGACATGATAACTCATCCAGTTCAAAGAGAATACCCTGTTGATTTAGAAAAAGTTGCTGAGGCAGCAGCTGAAAACAATGTAATTTTAGAGTTGAATGCCAGTTCTTATAACCCGAACAAATATAAAACTAGAGGTATTAAATCTGAATCACTGAAATTATTAAAATTAGCCCAAAAATATGGTTTTAAGATTGCTATAAATAGTGATGCTCATTTTTATGATAAAATTGGAGAATATTCAACACTTAATTTCATTTTTGAAAGTGAATATTTTGATAGTGAGCTGATAATTAACAGTACGGTAGAAAATATAACTAATTATTTAGATGAAAGACAAAGAAGATTAAATAAATTGAAGAAAACAGTTTAG
- a CDS encoding TIGR01212 family radical SAM protein (This family includes YhcC from E. coli K-12, an uncharacterized radical SAM protein.), with protein MGEPYYKYSQFLKDKYGKKTYKLPVNLPTTCPNRDGNLAKAGCHFCGEEGADFEMLPDEMSVTNQLLENKEYIGERYGVDQFIAYFQNYTNTYLELNKLKNYIKEAAKVEGIKSVYFSTRPDSISDQYISTLKNILQEISSEIELAFEFGLQTVNYKTLKNVNRQHGLAEFIDAVLRAKRFEVEVGAHLILNLPGDTREDVIEGARILSALEVDHVKLHALYIRENSVFAKKYKAGELEICSLAEYIERVILFLENLSPDIAVQRLIGRAPGEESIFVNWDTPWWKIHDMIIKEMKKRNTYQGRLFNYLNGKALSKFQTNNN; from the coding sequence ATGGGAGAACCATATTATAAATATTCACAGTTTTTAAAAGATAAATATGGTAAGAAAACATATAAATTACCGGTTAATTTACCTACAACCTGTCCCAATAGAGATGGAAACCTTGCAAAAGCGGGCTGCCATTTTTGTGGTGAGGAAGGTGCTGACTTTGAGATGTTACCCGATGAGATGTCAGTTACAAATCAACTTTTAGAAAATAAAGAGTATATAGGGGAACGATATGGGGTAGATCAATTCATTGCTTATTTTCAGAATTACACAAATACCTATTTAGAACTTAATAAATTGAAAAATTATATAAAAGAAGCTGCAAAAGTTGAAGGAATAAAATCAGTTTATTTTTCTACCAGACCCGATTCAATAAGTGATCAATATATTTCTACTTTGAAAAATATTTTACAGGAAATTTCTTCAGAAATAGAGTTGGCCTTCGAATTTGGATTACAAACAGTAAATTATAAGACTTTAAAAAATGTGAACAGGCAGCATGGTTTAGCAGAATTTATTGATGCTGTTTTAAGGGCAAAAAGATTTGAAGTTGAAGTGGGAGCACATTTAATTTTGAATTTGCCAGGTGATACAAGAGAAGATGTAATTGAGGGAGCAAGAATTTTGTCAGCTCTGGAAGTAGACCATGTTAAATTACATGCTCTATACATTAGAGAAAATTCAGTTTTTGCAAAAAAGTATAAAGCTGGGGAACTTGAAATTTGTTCACTTGCTGAATATATAGAAAGGGTAATTTTATTTTTAGAAAATTTATCACCTGATATTGCTGTGCAGCGTTTAATTGGTAGAGCTCCTGGTGAAGAATCAATTTTTGTTAATTGGGACACTCCCTGGTGGAAAATTCATGACATGATTATTAAGGAAATGAAAAAAAGAAACACTTATCAAGGGAGATTATTTAATTATTTAAATGGGAAAGCCCTGTCTAAATTTCAAACTAATAATAATTAA